One window from the genome of Alnus glutinosa chromosome 13, dhAlnGlut1.1, whole genome shotgun sequence encodes:
- the LOC133855085 gene encoding uncharacterized protein LOC133855085, whose protein sequence is MEALEDSSRFSSLTATTLRNMSSSSSAFFSANQSPFFSPRSPTSHLSESKRSDIPCDSIRFSVDRPSCISGNIEPEYLGNVRSTFSDLSATQAACNSGDFQKFDRVCTSTSISNSTPSSYCHDHGNSYSWHGEKQRKHTSSYQTSFTPGSVSLSYNRMRSCDVFIGLHGRKPSLLRFANWLRAELEVQGMSCFVSDRARNRNSRKHGIVERAMDVSSFGVVILTRKSFRNPYTIEEMRFFSGKKNLVPIFFDLSPDDCLVRDIIEKRGELWEKLGGELWVLYGGLEMEWKEAVHSLSRVDEWKLEAQDGNWRDCILRTVTLLATRLGRRSVVERLTKWREKVEKDEFPFPRNENFIGRKKELSELEFILFGDVTGDSERDYFELKARPRRKNLTIGWSKSSLLEERRRERQFESGSRKGKEPVVWKESENEIEMEGSGFPRRQHQQKSKGGGRYARRKKSMKILYGKGIACVSGDSGIGKTELLLEFAYRYQQRYKMVLWVGGESRYVRQNYLNLWSFLEVDVGVESCSEKSRIKGFEEQEEAAISRVRKELMRNIPFLVVIDNLESEKDWWDHKLVMDLLPRFGGETHIIISTRLPRVMNLEPMKLSYLSGIEAMTLMQGSVKDYPIAEIDALRVIEDKVGRLTLGLAVTGAILSELPITPSRLLDTVNRMPMKDLWSSREAHSLRRNTFLLQLFEVCFSIFDHADGPRSLATRMVQASGWFAPATIPVSLLALAAHKIPEKHRGKRLWKNLLHSITCGLTSSYTKRSEAEASSMLLRFNIARSSTKQGYIHFNELIKLYARKRGENGAAQAMVQAVISRGSISQHSEHIWAACFLLFGFGHDPVVVEVKVSELLYLVKEVVLPLAIRAFITFSRCRAALELLRLCTDALEAADQAFVTPVEKWLDKSLCWKPIQTSAQLNPCLWQELALCRATVLETRAKLMLRGGQFDIGDDLIRKAIFIRTSICGEDHPDTISARETLSRLTRLLANVQIHTSP, encoded by the coding sequence ATGGAAGCCCTGGAAGACAGCTCCAGGTTCAGTTCCTTAACAGCCACAACTTTAAGGAATATGTCATCATCGTCGTCGGCATTCTTTTCAGCGAATCAGTCGCCCTTCTTCTCTCCAAGATCACCAACAAGTCATTTATCAGAATCAAAACGGTCTGACATTCCATGTGACAGCATTCGCTTTAGTGTTGATCGTCCTAGTTGCATTTCAGGAAATATAGAACCTGAATATCTGGGAAATGTCAGAAGTACCTTCTCAGACTTGTCAGCAACCCAGGCTGCCTGTAATTCAGGTGATTTCCAGAAGTTTGACCGTGTATGTACCTCAACTAGCATCTCCAACAGCACCCCATCTAGTTACTGCCATGACCATGGCAACAGTTATTCTTGGCACGGAGAGAAGCAGAGAAAGCACACAAGTAGCTACCAAACCTCATTTACTCCTGGTTCAGTTTCACTTTCCTATAATAGAATGAGGAGCTGTGATGTGTTCATAGGTTTGCATGGGCGTAAACCTTCTTTGCTGAGGTTTGCTAATTGGCTCCGTGCAGAGCTGGAGGTCCAAGGGATGAGTTGCTTTGTATCTGATAGAGCACGAAACAGGAACTCCCGCAAACATGGAATTGTTGAGAGGGCCATGGATGTCTCTTCTTTTGGGGTTGTAATTCTGACTAGGAAGTCTTTCAGGAACCCATATACTATTGAGGAGATGCGGTTTTTCTCAGGAAAGAAGAATTTGGTGCCGATATTCTTTGACTTGAGTCCAGACGATTGCCTTGTCCGGGACATAATTGAGAAGAGGGGAGAGCTGTGGGAAAAACTAGGCGGAGAGCTATGGGTCTTGTATGGAGGGTTGGAGATGGAGTGGAAAGAAGCTGTCCATAGCCTCTCTCGTGTTGATGAATGGAAACTAGAAGCTCAGGATGGTAACTGGAGAGATTGCATATTGAGGACTGTCACACTACTGGCGACAAGGTTAGGGAGGAGAAGTGTCGTAGAGCGATTGACTAAGTGGAGAGAAAAGGTAGAGAAAGATGAGTTCCCTTTCCCTCGAAATGAGAATTTCATTGGTCGCAAGAAAGAACTTTCTGAGctggaatttatactttttgGTGATGTTACAGGTGATTCAGAAAGAGATTATTTTGAACTTAAAGCTAGACCCAGGCGTAAGAATTTGACAATTGGGTGGAGTAAGAGCAGTTTATTGGAGGAGAGGCGGAGGGAACGGCAATTTGAGAGTGGCAGCCGAAAGGGAAAGGAACCAGTTGTGTGGAAGGAGTCAGAAAATGAGATTGAGATGGAAGGTAGTGGTTTTCCTCGAAGGCAACATCAACAAAAGTCAAAAGGTGGTGGAAGGTATGCGAggagaaaaaaatcaatgaagatTTTATATGGGAAGGGGATTGCTTGTGTGTCAGGGGACTCAGGAATTGGCAAGACAGagcttcttcttgaatttgctTACAGATATCAACAGAGGTACAAGATGGTTTTATGGGTAGGTGGGGAAAGCAGGTATGTCAGACAGAATTATCTGAACCTCTGGTCATTTTTGGAAGTTGATGTGGGGGTTGAAAGTTGTTCAGAGAAAAGTAGAATAAAGGGCTTTGAAGAACAGGAAGAGGCAGCCATTTCTAGAGTTCGCAAAGAGCTTATGAGAAACATACCATTTTTAGTGGTGATTGATAACTTAGAGAGTGAAAAGGATTGGTGGGATCACAAACTAGTAATGGATCTTCTTCCACGTTTTGGCGGAGAGACCCACATTATAATATCCACACGCCTTCCTCGCGTAATGAACTTGGAACCTATGAAACTCTCATACTTATCTGGCATTGAGGCAATGACATTAATGCAGGGAAGTGTCAAAGACTACCCAATTGCAGAAATTGATGCCCTAAGAGTTATTGAGGATAAAGTTGGAAGGTTAACCTTGGGGCTTGCTGTTACTGGTGCAATTCTGTCTGAGCTACCTATAACTCCAAGTAGGCTGTTGGATACCGTTAACAGAATGCCCATGAAAGACTTGTGGAGCAGTCGGGAAGCTCACTCATTGAGGCGAAATACCTTCCTTCTGCAACTCTTTGAGGTATGTTTCTCAATATTTGATCATGCTGATGGGCCTAGGAGCTTGGCAACCAGAATGGTCCAGGCAAGTGGTTGGTTTGCACCGGCTACAATTCCAGTTTCCTTATTAGCCCTAGCTGCTCACAAGATACCCGAAAAGCATCGAGGAAAACGATTATGGAAAAATTTATTGCATTCCATAACTTGTGGTTTAACTTCATCATACACCAAAAGATCAGAAGCAGAAGCTTCTTCCATGTTGTTGAGGTTCAATATTGCAAGAAGCAGTACAAAGCAAGGCTATATCCATTTCAATGAGCTCATCAAGCTTTATGCTCGCAAAAGAGGAGAGAATGGAGCTGCACAAGCAATGGTTCAAGCTGTAATCAGTCGTGGGTCTATATCTCAGCACTCCGAACATATCTGGGCGGCATGTTTCTTGCTGTTTGGATTTGGTCATGACCCCGTAGTTGTTGAGGTGAAGGTGTCAGAGTTGCTATACCTTGTCAAAGAAGTGGTTTTGCCTCTTGCGATCCGTGCATTCATCACATTCTCTCGGTGCAGGGCTGCTCTAGAACTTCTGCGACTATGTACCGATGCTTTGGAGGCAGCGGACCAAGCATTTGTTACCCCAGTTGAGAAATGGTTGGACAAATCACTTTGTTGGAAGCCCATCCAGACTAGTGCTCAGTTGAATCCTTGCCTTTGGCAGGAATTGGCTCTATGCAGAGCCACTGTTCTAGAAACTAGGGCCAAGCTAATGCTAAGAGGGGGACAATTTGATATAGGAGATGATCTAATTAGGAAGGCTATTTTTATTAGAACTTCAATTTGTGGTGAAGACCATCCAGATACAATATCTGCTCGTGAAACTCTGAGCAGACTGACCAGGCTCCTTGCAAATGTTCAAATTCATACTTCACCATAG